The DNA region CATGGTCCAGGCTCCGCTGTGGGTGATCTCGGTGGCCGCGATAGGGGACCTCGAGGGGCGCGATCCGGTGCGACGCAGTGGCGCAGCGCCCGGCGACACCGTGGCCCTCTGCGGTGAACTCGGTCGATCTGCAGCCGGATATGCATTGTGGGACAACAAGGTCGATTCTTTCCCGGGGATTCTTCGACGTCACCTCGTGCCGGAACCGCCCTACGGTCAGGGCCGGGTCGCGGCGCAGTGGGGGGCTACGTCGATGATCGACGTCTCCGACGGACTGCTCGCCGATCTCGCCCACGTCACGGCGGCCTCCGATGTCCACATCGAGTTGGCCATCGACGCCCTGACCGACGATATCGACGCGGTCACCGGGGCAGCCCGGGCTGTCGGAGTCGACCCCCGACAGTGGGTGCTCGGCGGTGGGGAGGATCACGCGTTGGTGGCGACGTTCGCGGCGGAGCTGCCGCCCCGTTGGCGCAGGATCGGCACGGTGCTGCCCCGCGACGGCGCGGCCAGGTTGACCGTCGACGGCGCCCAGTGGGGTGGGGCGCCGGGGTGGCAGTCCTACTGACCGCTAAGTTGGCCTCTCGTGACCGCCCGTCCTCTCGCCGAACTGATCGATCCAGCGTGGGCTCGTGAGCTCGCTCCCGTCGAGGCCCAAGTCGCCGAGATGGGGGAGTTCCTGCGCGCGGAGTTGGCCGCAGGCCACCGTTACCTGCCCGCGGGGCCGAACGTGTTGCGAGCGTTCAGCTTTCCGTTTGACCGCGTGCGGGTACTCATCGTCGGGCAGGACCCCTATCCCACCCCGGGGCACGCGGTCGGTCTGAGCTTTTCGGTTGCACCCGACGTGCGTCCGCTACCCCGCAGCCTCGACAATATCTTCAAGGAATACTGCGAGGATCTGGGCTACCCGAAGCCGTCCAGCGGGGATCTGACGCCGTGGGCGCAGCAGGGCGTCATGTTGTTGAACCGGGTCTTGACCGTGCGCCCGGGAACCCCGGCTTCGCATCGCGGCAAAGGGTGGGAAGCGGTCACCGAGCGTGCCATCCGCGCCCTGGTGGCGCGCAGGCAGCCACTGGTTGCAGTGCTCTGGGGGCGAGACGCTGCCACCCTCAAGCCGATGTTGGAAGACACCCGCACGATCGAGTCGGCGCATCCGTCTCCGTTGTCGGCCTCACGGGGCTTCTTCGGTTCGCGACCGTTCAGCCGCGCGAACGACCTGTTGGAGCAGATGGGAGCCGAAATCGTCGACTGGCGGCTGCCCTGACGGCGCGGTGCGGGGGACCCGCTGAACGGGGCCGTCGCGGATCCCGCCGCGCCGTGCTGTGATCAGCCCACCGGGCTGGTGGTCACCTCGGGCAGGTTGATGTCCGGTGCCGGGATCTCGACGGTGCCCGGATCGTCAGCGGGCGGAGCCTGACCATCGGCGGGGGGAGCCGGCTCGGTCATCTCAGGCGGGGTCGTCTCGGTCATCTCGGGTGGAGTGGTCTCGGTCACCGTTTGCTCGGTGTCGTTGACCCGCTCCGGGTCCGTGGTGCCGTTGCCGTTGTCACCGCAGGCTGCGACCAGCCCCGCAGCGGCTAGAGCCCCGAATGCAGTGATCAATGCAGAACGCAGACCTCTACTGTTGCTCATGCTGTATGGCCGTATCCTTCCCGGCCGAACCCTGTGCCCGGCCTCAGGACTGCCCGTACCCGGCCAAACCGGTGCCAAACATGAGCCCGGCGACGAAGCTGCGAAGGCGCTTCAGCCGCGGGTGACCTTGCCCGCCTTCAGGCAGGACGTGCACACGTTGACCCGCTGCTTGTTCCCACCCGGCCGGGTCACCGCGCGCACGGACTGGATGTTCGGGTCCCACCGACGGCTGGTCCGGCGATGGGAGTGCGACACCGACTTGCCGAAGCCGGGGCCCTTCCCGCAGATCTCGCACACGGCAGCCATAGTGAAACTCCTCGAGTCAGTTCTTGGGGTCCGGGTCCTCGGCCACCGGCACGGCGGCGCGACCCGACAACCCGACCAGGATACCGATTGGGCCGCGGTAGCCAAAATTCGCGGCTCGGCCAGGTCGCGACCGGGCAGCGACCGGCACCGCCGACCGGTGTCCACAAGGCTGCAGTCGGGTCTTCAGCCCTGTCGGCGCGGCTGACTAGGCTGACGCCCACGGTGGCGTCGGTGCGACGCCTCTCGGTGTGCGGCGCGGCGATGTGGAGGTGGGATGGCGGCTCGGCGGCTTGATGCACCCGCGTTGCGGCGTTGGGCCCATACCGCGGTGGCCGACTTGATCGCCCACACCGACGAGATCAACCGACTCAACGTGTTTCCGGTCGCCGACGCCGACACGGGTACGAACATGCTGTTCACCATGCGTGCCGCGTGGGCGCAGGCCGACAGCCGCAGCGCCGTCGACGACGTCTCGGTGCTGGCTGCCGCGATGGCTGACGGAGCGCTGCGTGGTGCCCGCGGCAATTCCGGTGTCATCCTGTCGCAGATTTTGCGGGCCGTGGCAGACGTGACCAGCTCGGTGGCCGCCGATCGCGGTGGGGTGCTCGCCGACATCGACGGTGCCGTGCTCGCCGCCACGCTGCGGCACGCCGTGGGTCTGGTGGTCACCTCGATGGGCGAAGCGATAGCAGGCACCATCGTGTCGGTGCTGCAGGCCGCGGCATCGGCAGCCGAGGACGCCGCGGGCGCCCACGCCGAACTCAGGGATGTGGTCGCGTCGGCGTCGGAGGCCGCTGCCGAGGCACTGGAACGCACACCCAGTCAGCTCGATGTGCTCGCCCAGGCCGGGGTGGTCGATGCCGGCGGACGCGGGCTGTTGGTCCTGCTCGACGCCCTGAGCACCACATTGACCGGCCAGGCACCCCGGCGGCGCCGCTATGAACCGGCACCGGCAGGTCCGCCGGCGCCGGCGTGCACGGCGACCCCGCAGTTCGAGGTGATGTACCTGCTTGCCGGGTGTGACGCCGCCGGTGTCGACACGCTGCGCGCCCGGCTCGACGAGTTGGGCGACTCGGTGGCGATCGCCGCTTCCGGGGAGGATGCCGACCGCTATTCGGTCCACGTCCACGCCGACGACGCCGGCGCCGCGGTCGAGGCGGCGTTGGCTGTGGGAACCCCCAGCAACATCCAGATCACCTCGCTGCACGGCGGTGGCCATCGCGCCGGTGCCTGGAGCCGGGAGCGGGCGGTCCTGGCCCTCGTGGACGGAGACGGCGCCGAAGACTTGTTCGGCAAGGAGGGCGCGCAGGTGTTGCGACCCGATCCCGATGCCCCGATCAGTGCTCATCAACTGCTACACGCCCTGGTCAACACCGGTGCAGCGCAGGTGATGGTGTTGCCCAACGGATACGTGGCCGCCGAGGAACTGCTGGCCGGCTGGGCGGTCGCCTCCGAGTGGGGGATCGACATGGTCCCCGTCCCGACGGGATCGATGGTGCAGGGCCTGGCGGCACTGGCGGTTCACGAACCGGATCGCCCACTCGTCGACGACGGTTACACGATGGCGCGGGCGGCCGGCGCGGCCCGGTATGCGTCGGTACGCATGGCCACCGAGGAGGCGCTGACCTGGGCTGGTAGTTGCAAACCCGGCGACGGCCTGGGCATCGCCGGTGACGAGGTTGTCATCGTGGGCGACGATCTCGTCGCCGCCGGGGCAGGGCTGATCGACCTGATGCTGGCGGCCGGCGGCGAACTGGTGACCGTGTTGCTCGGACAGGGCGTCGAACCCCGCATCAGCGATGCGCTGGCCGAGCATGTCCACCGTCAGCACCCCGGCACCGAAATGGTGCGTTTTCACACCGGCCATCGGGGCGACGCGCTGCTGATCGGGGTCGAATGACATGGCGACGCTGGGTGACCGTCTCGACTTCGTGATCGGCCGCAAGGCCGCTGACCAGCTGGCCGAACACCTCGGGCTGCACACCGTCGACGATCTGCTGCGCTACTTCCCGCGCAAGTACAGCGATGCGATGACCGTGCGCGCCGAGGGGGAGGAACTCGACCTGGACGAGGGCGAGCACGTCACGTTCGTCGACGTCATCACCAAGGCCGAGAGGAAGTACACCAACCGGACCCCGAAGCGGGAATTCCTGGTGGTCACCCTCGGCAATCGGCGCCCGAAGGTCACCGCGACGTTCTTCAACCCGCGCTTCCTCAAAGGCAAACTCGTCGAAGGCACCAAGGTGATGCTCTCCGGTGTCGTCGGCTACTACCGCGGGGTGCTGCAGTTGACCCACCCGGCGTTCCTGGTGCTCGACGCGCCCGGGGGCCGCGCCATCGGAACCAAATCGCTGACGGCCATCGCCTCTGCTTCCGAAGCCACCGGCGAAGCCCTGCTCGCCGAGTTCGAGCGCGAGTTCTTCCCGATTTATCCCGCCCATGCCAAGGTGCAGACCTGGGATATCTACGCGTGCGTGCGCCAGCTGCTCGCGGTACTGGATCCGATCGCCGACCCGTTGCCGGATTGGTTTGTCCGCGAGCACGATCTGATGTCGGAGAACGATGCGTTGCGCGCGGTGCACCTGGCCGAAACCCAGCGCGACCGGGCCAGGGCGATCGACCGGTTGACCTATGACGAGGCAGTCGGGTTGCAGTGGGGTTTGGTTGTGCGCCGGCACCGCGAGCTACACGGCACCGGCCCGGTCGCACCGCCCCGCGACGACGGCCTGGCCGCTGCGATGAGCGCACAGCTGCCTTTCGCGCTGACCGCCGGGCAGCGCGAAGTCCTCACGGTATTGTCCGCTGAGCTGGCCACCGCACAACCCATGAACCGGATGCTGCAGGGTGAGGTCGGCTCCGGCAAGACCATCGTGGCGCTGCTGGCGATGCTGCAGATGATCGATGCGGGCTACCAGTGCGCACTGCTGGCGCCCACCGAAGTTCTTGCCGCCCAACATGCCCAGTCCATCCGCGCCATGCTCGGACCGCTTGGCATGGCGGGCCAGCTCGGGGGTTCGGACACTGGAACACATGTGGCGCTACTGACCGGTTCGATGTCGGCGCCGCATAAGCGTGAGGTGCGCGCCTCGGTCGCCTCCGGGCAGGCCGGCATCGTGATCGGCACACACGCGCTGCTGCAAGATGCCGTCGAGTTCGACAGGTTGGGAATGGTCGTCGTCGACGAGCAACACCGCTTTGGCGTCGAGCAACGAGATCGTTTGCGTGCCAAGGCTCCTGACGGAATCACGCCGCACTTGCTGGTGATGACCGCAACTCCGATCCCGCGGACGGTCGCGTTGACGGTCTACGGTGATCTGGAAACTTCCACGCTGCGGGAGCTTCCGAGGGGTCGACAACCGATCACCACCAACACCATCTTCGCCCGCCAGCAACCGAGCTGGCTCGATCGTGCCTGGTCGCGTATCGCCGAGGAGGTACGAGCGGGTCGGCAAGCCTATGTCGTGGCATCGCGCATCGACGAGGGGGACAAGCCCGGTCGGGTCGAGGACGCCGACACCACGCCCAAGAGCAACGACAAGCGCGCGAAAACGTCCAGCAGCACCGACCAACGAGATTCGGGCCCCCCGCCGGTGACCGTCGTCGAACTGTTCGCCCGGCTGCAGCGCGGCCCGCTGGCGGGGCTGCGGCTGGGACTCATGCACGGGCGACTGCCCAGCGACGAAAAAGACGCCGTGATGGCCGCTTTCCGCGCCGGCAATCTCGACGTTCTGGTATGTACGACCGTCATCGAGGTAGGCGTGGACGTACCCAATGCGACCGTCATGGTGGTGATGGACGCGGATCGCTTCGGCATCAGTCAGCTACACCAACTGCGGGGCCGCATCGGGCGCGGTCAGCATCCCAGCCTGTGTCTGCTGGCGACCAACCTTCCCGACTCGTCCAGGGCCGGACAACGGCTGCGCGCAGTGGCCGCGACGCTGGACGGTTTCGCGCTGGCCGACCTCGACCTGCAGGAGCGCAGCGAAGGTGACGTGCTGGGTTTGCACCAGTCGGGCCGGGCTGTCACGCTGCGGTTCCTGTCCCTGGCCCATCACCTCGAGATCATCCTGGCCGCGCGTGAACTGTGCCAGACCGTCTACGAAACCGATCCCGACGACCCGGGAATGGCCGCGCTGTCAGCGCCGTTCACCGTGACCGATCGGGTCCAATTCCTGGACATGTCATGAGCCGCAAGCACATTCTGTGGCTGGCGGTGGCCAGCGCGCTGTCGGTCATCGTCGCCTATCAGGTCACCACCAGCGCGCAACGGCCCTCGGAGTACATCGCGGCCGCCGAGGTGCCCGTCGTCGCGCCCGGTGTCGACGTGCTGGCCGGGATCGCCGAAATCGAGGCCCGAACCCGCAGTAGTGATTACCGCCGCGACGCCTTCGGTGAATCGTGGACTGATGCCACCACCGCGCCCGGTGGGTTCAACGGATGTGACACCCGAAACGACATCCTGGACCGGGATCTGGCCGACAAGACCTATGTGGCGATCTCGCGGTGCCCGACCGCGGTGGCCACCGGCACGCTGCGCGACCCGTACACCAGCGCCACGGTGGCGTTCGTGCGCGGTGCGCAGACCGGCGCGTCGGTCCAGATCGACCACATCGTGGCGCTGTCCTACGCCTGGGATCTGGGTGCACGCGACTGGACCGAAGAGATGCGGACCAGGTTCGCCAACGATCCGGCCAACCTGCTCGCCGTCGACGGCCCCACCAACCAGGACAAGGGTGACAAGGAGCCGGCGGCGTGGATGCCGCCGAACCAGGCGTTCCACTGTCAGTACGCGGTGCAGTACGTCGCGGTCCTGCGCGGCTACCGTCTGCCGGTCGACGCGCCGTCGGCCCGCGTGCTGCGGGAAGCCGCTCAGACCTGTCCGACCGGGTGAGTCGCTCAGGCCCCGGTGTAGGTGTCGGGATCGGGGCGGAACCGGGTGCCGTCATCGAGAGCGTTGAGCGTTGTCATCTGCTCGTCGGTCAGCTCGAAATCGAACACCTCGAGGTTGCTCTTGATGCGCTCGGGCGACGACGAGCGTGGGATGACGGAGTTGCCCAGCTGCACGCTCCACCGGATCAGCACCTGGGCCGGGGTCTTCCCGTGCGCCTCGGCCACACCGGTGACGGTGGCGTGATCCAGGAGGCGGCCGACTCCCAGCGGGCCGTAAGCCTGGGTGACGATGCCGTGCTCGGCGTTGACCGCGCGCAGCTCAGTCTGGTTGAGCAGCGGATGGAGTTCGATCTGATTCACCGCAGGGGTGAAGAAGGACAAGTTGATGATGTCGTCGAGATGGTGGGCATGGAAGTTGCACACGCCGATCGAGCGCGTGTCGCCGAGCTCCTTGGCCTTCATCATGCCGCCCCAGCTGTCGATGTACTTTCCCTGCTCACCGGCCGGCCAGTGGATCAGGTAGAGGTCGACGTAATCCAGGCCGAGCCGATCCAGGCTGGCCTTGAGCGCTTCCCGCGACGCACTGAAGCCCAGGTCTTGGGGCGAGAGCTTGGTGGTGACGAACACTTCCTCACGCGGTACGCCCGAAGCCCTGACCGCCCGGCCCACCGCGGCTTCGTTGCCGTAGGCCTCCGCGGTGTCGATCAGCCGGCAGCCGGCTTCCAGCGCGGCCGTGACGGCACGTTCGGTGTCGGGCTCTGAGAGCTCGGCGACGCCGAGGCCGATCACCGGCATCGTGTGATCGTCGTTGAGAGTCACGCTGGGGATCGAATCCGCCGAGGTCATGTCACCTTCTTCTCTGAAGTGGAACGCTCGCGAAGACTATATTGCCGCCAGATATACCGACCTAATCAGTGCCCGGCCGCGCGCCACGCCGTAGTCTGACGCCCACTGTGCGCCGGTGCGGCAGTTCGCGCAATCGCCGCCTCGAGAGCCGACTGATGGTTGTCCGAGGCTCGGCCAGAGGAGGAACAGATATGACCGCCGACCCGAGCACCCTGCGGCCCTCGGCAGTCAGACTCTCCCGCAAAGACACCGTGATCAACTCAGTTGCGGGGCTGACCCTGCGCGGCATGCCGCATATCCCGCACGGCCTCAAACGGCTCGCGCTGGGCGGGCGTGCGGTGGCCATCGACGGCAACACCCTGGACACCACCCTGCAGTTGATGCTGGCCGGCCAGCAGATGATGGGCATCGACGGACTCGTCGCCGACAATGACCCGGTGATCGCCAGAGCCAACCTGGAGGCGCTGTCGGCCAGTTTCCGGCAGCGCATCGCGGTGCCAGGGGTAAGCGAGCTCACAGTCGACGGCGGGCAGGGTCCCCGCCGCGCGCGGCACTACCGAACCGATGAACCCGACGCGCCACTGCTGCTGTTCTTCCACGGTGGTGGCCAAGTGATCGGCAGTATCGATTCACATGACGACCTGTGCCGTGAGATCTGTCGCACGGGTCGTCTCCACGTGCTGTCGGTCGACTACCGCCTGGCGCCCGAGCACAAGGCGCCGGCCGGCGCTCAGGACGCCTACGCGGCCTACCTTTGGGCGGTCGGGCATGCCACCGAACTCGGTGCCGACCCGCAGCGCATCGCCGTCGGTGGCGACAGCGCCGGAGCAAACCTCTCGGCGCTGGTGGCCTTGCGGGCACGGGACGAGCAGGCACCGCCCCCGGCGCTACAGCTGCTGCTCTACCCGGTCACCGACTACTCCTGCCATACCCGCTCCAAGACGCTGTTCGCCCGTGGGTTCTTCCTCACCCAGCACGATCTCGACTGGTTCACCTCCCGATTTCTCGACGGTTCCGGCCTGTCTGCCGATGATCCGCAGGTGTCTCCGCTGCTGGCCGACGACCTGTCGGGACTGGCCCCAGCGTTGCTGGTGACGGCCGGTTTCGACCCGCTGCGCGACGAGGGGCGGCTCTACGCCGAGGCGTTGCGCGTCGCAGGCACCCCGGTCGACCTGCGTGAATATGGCTCACTCGTGCACGGGTTCGCCAACTTCTTCCCGTTGGGCGGCGACAGTGTCACCGCGATGGCCGAGATCATCTCAGCACTGCGGGCGCATCTGAGCCACGTGGGATAGGACCCTCGGGGACGCCGGTACGCTGTGCTCGTGGCGACCAAACCCAAGAAGAACGCACGGTATGACCTGAAGGCGGCCGACCGTAAGCGCAATCTGTTCGTACAGATCGGTCTGACGTCGGTCGTGGTCCTCTTCGCCGTCGCTCTGGTCCTCTACATCGTGATGTCGGCCGACGAGAAGCCCACCGCCGGGGAGACGAAGTCGGTGCGGGTGGCCTCGGCCAGTCTGATCACCAACGAGGGCACCGACGAGCCGAAGGCCGTGGTGTCGATGTACGAGGACTTCCTGTGCCCGCACTGCGGGCTCTTCGAGCAGCAGTTCGGTCCCACAATCAGCCGGCTCGTCGATTCCGGCGCCATCGCCGCCGACTACTACATGGTCGGGATCATGGACCGGCCACAGAACCGGAACTACTCGTCGCGGGCCGGCGGGGCGGCCTACTGTGTGGCAGACGAGTCGGTCGACGCGTTCCGCCGCTTCCACGCCGCGCTCTACGCCCAGCAGCCCGGTGAGGTCGGCGGGGCCTACCCCGACAACGCTCGGCTCATCGAGGTGGCCCGGCAGGCCGGTGTGGCCGGAACTGTGCCCGACTGCATCAACAAGGGCACCTACGTGGAGATGGTCCGCGGGCTGGCGGCAGCCACCGACATCCAGGCGACTCCGACGGTGCGCATCAACGGCGAGGACTACCAGTACAGCACCCCGGATGCGCTGGTCGACAAGATCAAGGAAATCGTCGGCGACGTGCCCGGCCTGGAGGCGGCACCCCCTGCGGCTGATCCGGTTCCCGCGTCATGACCGTCTCCGCGACCGAAGCCGTCGACTCGACCGACACGTCGGTCGAGAAGCCGACGCCGGCCGCGGTCCCGCGCAGCAGCGCGTTGTGGGTGCTCGTGGCCGGGGTCGTGGGCCTGGCATCGGCACTGGCCCTGACGATCGAGCGCATCGAACTGCTGATCAACCCGGACTACATCCCGACGTGCAGCATCAACCCGGTGTTGTCCTGCGGGTCGGTGATGATCACCCCGCAGGCCTCGTTGTTCGGGTTCCCGAACCCGTTGCTCGGCATCGTGGCGTTCACCATCGTGGTCGTTACCGGCGTGCTCGCGTTGGCCAACGTGGCGCTGCCGCGCTGGTACTGGGCCGGTCTGGCCGGCGGCACGCTGCTGGGCGCCGTCCTGGTGCATTGGCTGATCTTCCAGAGCCTGTACCGGATCGGTGCGCTGTGCCCGTACTGCATGGTGGTCTGGGCGGTGACCATCCCGCTCCTGGTGGTCACCACGGTGCTGGCAGTGCGTCCGCAGCTGTCCGGCAGCGCCGTGGTCAGGGCGCTGTACACCTGGCGCTGGTCGCTGGTCACGCTGTGGTTCACCGCGGTGGCGCTGCTGGCCCTGGAGCGATTCTGGAGCTTCTGGTCGACTCTGATTTGATGACGATCCGACGACGGTTAAGGTGAACCGTGACCGGTCGGATCTCCAAAGTCCTTGTCGCCAATCGTGGTGAGATCGCCATCCGTGCGTTCCGGGCCGCCTACGAGATGGGTATCGCGACCGTTGCGGTCTATCCCCACGAGGACCGCAACTCGTTGCACCGGCTCAAGGCCGACGAGTCCTACCAGATCGGGGAGCCCGGCCATCCGGTCCGGGCCTACCTGTCGGTCGAGGAGATCATGCGGGTGGCCACCGAGGCCGGCGCCGATGCGATCTACCCCGGATACGGGTTCATGTCGGAGAACCCCGAGCTCGCGGCCGCGTGCGCCGCGGCCGGAATCACCTTCGTCGGGCCCGGCGCAGACGTCCTGGAGCTGACCGGAAACAAGTCGCGGGCCATCGCCGCGGCGCGCGCGGCGGGGCTGCCCGTGTTGGCGTCCTCAGAACCCTCGGCCTCGCCCGAGGACTTGCTGGCCGCCGCCGAGGCGATGGAGTTCCCGGTGTTCGTCAAAGCCGTCTCCGGCGGCGGCGGTCGTGGGATGCGCCGGGTCACCGAGCGAGGCGCACTGGCCGAAGCCATCGAGGCCGCCAGCAGGGAGGCCGAATCGGCATTCGGAGATCCGACGGTCTACCTCGAACAGGCGGTACTGCGCCCGCGCCACATCGAGGTCCAGATCCTTGCCGACAACACCGGTGACGTGATGCACCTGTTCGAACGCGACTGCAGTGTGCAGCGCCGCCACCAGAAGGTGATCGAGCTTGCCCCGGCGCCCAACCTCGCCCCGGAGTTGCGGGCCCGGATCTGCGACGACGCCGTCGCTTTCGCCCGCCAGATCGGCTACACCTGCGCCGGCACCGTGGAGTTCCTGCTCGACGAACGCGGGCACCATGTCTTCATCGAGTGCAACCCGCGCATCCAGGTCGAACACACCGTCACCGAGGAGATCACCGACGTCGACCTGGTCGCCTCCCAGCTGCGCATCGCCTCCGGGGAGACGCTGGCCGACCTCGGACTGAGCCAGGACATGCTGACGGCGCCCCGGGGATTCGCCATGCAGTGCCGGATCACCACCGAAGACCCTGCCAACGGGTTCCGTCCCGACACCGGCCGTATCACCGCCTACCGCTCGCCGGGAGGTGCCGGCATCCGGCTGGACGGGGGCACCCATCTGGGTGCCGAGATCGGCGCTCATTTCGACTCCATGCTGGTCAAACTCACCTGTCGCGGAAGAGACTTCGACGCAGCAGTGAAGCGGGCCCACCGGGCTCTGGCCGAGTTCCGGGTGCGTGGCGTATCGACCAACATCCCGTTTTTGCAGGCCGTCATCGACGACGCCGACTTCCGCGCCGGTCACATCAACACGTCGTTCATCGATGACCGGCCCTACCTGCTGACCGCGCGCACGACCGCCGACCGCGGCACCAAGATCCTGAACTACTTGGCCGACGTCACCGTCAACCAGCAGCATGGTCAGCGGCCCTCGTCGGTGTATCCGCAGGACAAGCTGCCCGAGATCGACCTCGACAGCATGCCGCCGCGCGGGAGCAAACACCTGCTCTCCGAGGTGGGTCCAGAGGCCTTCGCCCGATGGATGCGGGAATCCCGGTCGGTCGGGGTGACCGACACGACCTTCCGTGACGCGCACCAGTCGTTGCTGGCCACCCGGATCCGCACCTCCGGTCTGTTGATGGTCGCGCCCTACATCGCGCGGATGACCCCGCAGCTGCTGTCGATCGAATGCTGGGGTGGGGCGACATACGATGTGGCACTTCGGTTTCTGAAGGAAGATCCGTGGGAACGGCTGGCTGCGCTGCGTGAGGCGGTACCCAACATCTGTCTGCAGATGCTGCTGCGGGGCCGTAACACCGTGGGCTACACGCCCTATCCGGAGTCGGTCACCCACGCGTTCGTTGCCGAAGCGACGGCAACGGGTATCGATATCTACCGAATCTTCGATGCGCTCAACAACGTCGATTCGATGCGCCCGGCCATCGACGCTGTGCGCGAGACCGGCACCGCGGTTGCCGAAGTGGCGATGAGTTACACCGGTGACCTGTCGGATCCCGCCGAGAACCTGTACACGCTGGACTACTACCTCAAGCTCGCCGAGCAGATCGTCGACGCGGGCGCCCACGTGCTGGCGATCAAGGACATGGCCGGCCTGTTACGACCTCCCGCCGCGGCCACCCTCGTCAGCGCCTTGCGTAGCCGCTTCGACCTGCCGGTGCATGTGCACACCCACGACACCCCGGGGGGTCAGCTGGCCACGTATCTGGCGGCCTGGCAGGCAGGAGCGAGCGCCGTGGACGGGGCGTCGGCGCCGATGGCGGGCACCACCAGCCAGCCCGCGCTGAGCTCCATCGTGGCCGCCGCGGCGCACACCGAGTACGACACCGGCCTGGCGCTGCCTGCGGTGTGCGACCTGGAGCCGTTCTGGGAAGCGCTGCGAAAGGTGTACGCGCCCTTCGACGTTGCGGCTTCCGGCCCGCCCACCCCGACCGGGCGGGTGTACCGGCACGAGATACCGGGCGGTCAGCTGTCCAACCTTCGGCAGCAGGCGATCGCGCTGGGCCTCGGGGACCGATTCGAGGACATCGAAGAGGCCTATGCCGGCGCTGACC from Mycobacterium sp. SMC-4 includes:
- a CDS encoding uracil-DNA glycosylase encodes the protein MTARPLAELIDPAWARELAPVEAQVAEMGEFLRAELAAGHRYLPAGPNVLRAFSFPFDRVRVLIVGQDPYPTPGHAVGLSFSVAPDVRPLPRSLDNIFKEYCEDLGYPKPSSGDLTPWAQQGVMLLNRVLTVRPGTPASHRGKGWEAVTERAIRALVARRQPLVAVLWGRDAATLKPMLEDTRTIESAHPSPLSASRGFFGSRPFSRANDLLEQMGAEIVDWRLP
- a CDS encoding HNH endonuclease family protein; the encoded protein is MSRKHILWLAVASALSVIVAYQVTTSAQRPSEYIAAAEVPVVAPGVDVLAGIAEIEARTRSSDYRRDAFGESWTDATTAPGGFNGCDTRNDILDRDLADKTYVAISRCPTAVATGTLRDPYTSATVAFVRGAQTGASVQIDHIVALSYAWDLGARDWTEEMRTRFANDPANLLAVDGPTNQDKGDKEPAAWMPPNQAFHCQYAVQYVAVLRGYRLPVDAPSARVLREAAQTCPTG
- the rpmB gene encoding 50S ribosomal protein L28 — its product is MAAVCEICGKGPGFGKSVSHSHRRTSRRWDPNIQSVRAVTRPGGNKQRVNVCTSCLKAGKVTRG
- a CDS encoding aldo/keto reductase encodes the protein MTSADSIPSVTLNDDHTMPVIGLGVAELSEPDTERAVTAALEAGCRLIDTAEAYGNEAAVGRAVRASGVPREEVFVTTKLSPQDLGFSASREALKASLDRLGLDYVDLYLIHWPAGEQGKYIDSWGGMMKAKELGDTRSIGVCNFHAHHLDDIINLSFFTPAVNQIELHPLLNQTELRAVNAEHGIVTQAYGPLGVGRLLDHATVTGVAEAHGKTPAQVLIRWSVQLGNSVIPRSSSPERIKSNLEVFDFELTDEQMTTLNALDDGTRFRPDPDTYTGA
- the recG gene encoding ATP-dependent DNA helicase RecG, which produces MATLGDRLDFVIGRKAADQLAEHLGLHTVDDLLRYFPRKYSDAMTVRAEGEELDLDEGEHVTFVDVITKAERKYTNRTPKREFLVVTLGNRRPKVTATFFNPRFLKGKLVEGTKVMLSGVVGYYRGVLQLTHPAFLVLDAPGGRAIGTKSLTAIASASEATGEALLAEFEREFFPIYPAHAKVQTWDIYACVRQLLAVLDPIADPLPDWFVREHDLMSENDALRAVHLAETQRDRARAIDRLTYDEAVGLQWGLVVRRHRELHGTGPVAPPRDDGLAAAMSAQLPFALTAGQREVLTVLSAELATAQPMNRMLQGEVGSGKTIVALLAMLQMIDAGYQCALLAPTEVLAAQHAQSIRAMLGPLGMAGQLGGSDTGTHVALLTGSMSAPHKREVRASVASGQAGIVIGTHALLQDAVEFDRLGMVVVDEQHRFGVEQRDRLRAKAPDGITPHLLVMTATPIPRTVALTVYGDLETSTLRELPRGRQPITTNTIFARQQPSWLDRAWSRIAEEVRAGRQAYVVASRIDEGDKPGRVEDADTTPKSNDKRAKTSSSTDQRDSGPPPVTVVELFARLQRGPLAGLRLGLMHGRLPSDEKDAVMAAFRAGNLDVLVCTTVIEVGVDVPNATVMVVMDADRFGISQLHQLRGRIGRGQHPSLCLLATNLPDSSRAGQRLRAVAATLDGFALADLDLQERSEGDVLGLHQSGRAVTLRFLSLAHHLEIILAARELCQTVYETDPDDPGMAALSAPFTVTDRVQFLDMS
- a CDS encoding thiamine-phosphate kinase; translation: MAADEPDSTLAQSGEFAVIDRLVSGRRQPSWVSVGPGDDAAVVAAPDGRTVLCTDMLVQDRHFRLDWSSPYDVGRKAIAQNAADIEAMGARATAYVVGFAAPADTVTARAVELADGMWREAELTGAAVVGGDMVQAPLWVISVAAIGDLEGRDPVRRSGAAPGDTVALCGELGRSAAGYALWDNKVDSFPGILRRHLVPEPPYGQGRVAAQWGATSMIDVSDGLLADLAHVTAASDVHIELAIDALTDDIDAVTGAARAVGVDPRQWVLGGGEDHALVATFAAELPPRWRRIGTVLPRDGAARLTVDGAQWGGAPGWQSY
- a CDS encoding DAK2 domain-containing protein, which produces MAARRLDAPALRRWAHTAVADLIAHTDEINRLNVFPVADADTGTNMLFTMRAAWAQADSRSAVDDVSVLAAAMADGALRGARGNSGVILSQILRAVADVTSSVAADRGGVLADIDGAVLAATLRHAVGLVVTSMGEAIAGTIVSVLQAAASAAEDAAGAHAELRDVVASASEAAAEALERTPSQLDVLAQAGVVDAGGRGLLVLLDALSTTLTGQAPRRRRYEPAPAGPPAPACTATPQFEVMYLLAGCDAAGVDTLRARLDELGDSVAIAASGEDADRYSVHVHADDAGAAVEAALAVGTPSNIQITSLHGGGHRAGAWSRERAVLALVDGDGAEDLFGKEGAQVLRPDPDAPISAHQLLHALVNTGAAQVMVLPNGYVAAEELLAGWAVASEWGIDMVPVPTGSMVQGLAALAVHEPDRPLVDDGYTMARAAGAARYASVRMATEEALTWAGSCKPGDGLGIAGDEVVIVGDDLVAAGAGLIDLMLAAGGELVTVLLGQGVEPRISDALAEHVHRQHPGTEMVRFHTGHRGDALLIGVE